GGGCCATGGCCTGGTGACGGTCGTAGCCGTGGGTGATCACCGCACCCACGGTCATGCTTAGACGGTAGAAAGCCTCGCTCAAGGGATCGGCATCCGAGAGCTTGGCTTCATGAGCTTTGCGCTCCACAAACCTCGCTACAAACGAAGTCATGGCCAGCATCATGGGATTCTCTACCTGCCGCACCACGTGGACCAGGCCCACCTTGGCCATCCAGGCGAAGTAAGTTTCGTCCAGGGGTCCCTCCACCGTCCGCTGCCACCACCCTTCCAGGGTCTTCTCCCGGTCAGGCCGCTCCCCTTCGCGGAAGACGGCCTTGGTGGGGGGGTGGGCGAAGAGGGTGTCGTAGAAGGCCTGGACCAGCTCAGGGGTCCAGGAGAGGAGGGTTTCCCTATGCCGGGCGATGACCTCCTCGTCCTCAGGCCGGAAACGGGTCTCCGGCGGCATCTGCTCCAAAGCTTCCCCTGCGATCTCCAGGATCTTGCTCATGGTTTTCCTCCTATCCCAAAATCTGCGCGATCCTCTGCGCCACCCCCGGGCCTCCAAGTGGATGAGGCCCAGGTTGGCCCCCGCAGGGGCGGCCACCGCCAGCACCCCTTGTCCCCGGCGCTGTAGACCACCAGGTAGCCGCTCCCTCCCCGGACCACCACCTCCTCCAGCCCCCCCAGAGCCGAGTTCTGGGCAATGCGCTTGCCCAAGCCTAGGGCCGTGGCCGCCATGGCCGCCGCCCGAGCCCCCTCGGCCTCGGGGAGGTCGCTAGCCAGGGAGAGGCCGTCCGTAGAGGCCACCATAACCCCGGTGATCTCGGGGACCGCCTGCCGAAGTTGCCGTATCACCTCTTGGAGCTCCTCTTGTCGGCCCATCCTTACCCTCCTATGCGTCGCCCACGGACCCAAAGGTCCGATAGAGCCCAGTTCACCAAACCCCCTGCCACTGCTCCCCCGTGACCAGCTCCAGCATGCGGATGAGGGCCAGAGTGGAGCTGGTGGGGCTCGTGGCGTTCATCCCTACCACCTGCTCCTGGGGAAGGCCGAAGTAGTCCGCCACATCCTCCGGGGTCCACACCCTGGGCAGGTCCTGCCGGGTTACCCCCACCACGAAGGGCACCGGGTGGCGGGAGGTGAGGTATTCCAGGATGTGGCGGGCCTTGGGGAAGTCCCGGGGGCTGTCCCCCGCCACCAGGAGGACCAGGCCCAGGGCTCCCTCCACGAGAACGTCCCACATGAAGTCAAACCTCTCCTGTCCCGGGGTGCCGAAGAGGTGGATGGGAACCCCGTCCAGTGTGAGGAGGCCGAAGTCCAGGGCCACCGTGGTCTTCTCCTTGCCGATGTCCTCGCTGGCGAGCTCGTCCGTCTCCACCACGGGGATCTCGGAGAGGGAACGGATAAAGGTGGTCTTGCCCGCCCCCACAGGGCCAGAGACCACCAGCTTCAGGGGCCTCACCTTCCTCCTCCCCTTCCTCCTCCTCCCCTTCCTCTAAGGGCCGCCAGGAGCCTGCGGAAGAGGCCCCGCTTCTCCTCGTTCTTGCGGGTTTCCTCGTAGGCCCTGACCGGGACCACCTTGCCCGCCAGGCGGAGCTTGTACAGGTAGTAGCGGACCTCGTCCAGGGGAAGCCGGAGCCGGGCGGCAAGGTCCTCGGCGGAGGCCCCCCCTTGGAGAAGGGGCTTGGCCCGCTCCCAGAAGGACCACAGGGGCTCCTCCAACCAGACCTCCAGGGCGGCGGCCTGGAAGCGGGTCTTGGGGTCGGGAAGGAAGGATTGGTGGCTTTGGATCTCGTCCACCACAGTGGTCATGGTGAGGAGGAGGCGCTCCAAGGGCCAGCCCAGAGCCGCTTCCCCTGCAGGGGGAATCCCAGGGGTGAACTCAAAGGCTCCCTCCTGGAGGCGTAGGAGCTCCTGGAGGGCGGAGCGGGCCTCCAAAGGTTCTAGGAGCCGGTTCCCCTCCCGTACCCAGACCACCTTCCCCCCATCTAGGGCGACGGCGTACCCTTGCCGTTTGCCCGGTAGGCCAAAGACCTCCAAGACACCGCTCCGACGGCCCAGCATGGCCACCAGGTCGGGGAAGGGCATATCCCTTAGGTTTCCAAAAATTGCCATATATCCCTCTGAGTCGCCCAAACCTGATACCGGCCCGAAAGGAGCCGGAGAGGGGCATATAGGCGACTGAACGGGTAATGCCCTTTCCCCCGCGCTTCCATACCCAAGCCCATGGTACCCCTTAGTATAGCCGTAGCATAGCCGTGCTCCGGCTGCTGCCGTATCCAGCGCTTCCTGGCCTGGAAGGGCCTGGACTCAGAAGCCTACGCCCGCCTCGTCTTGGCCCTCCTTCAATCCCAGCGCCTCTTGCTGCTCCTGGACCGGACGGAGTGGGAAGTGGGCGGGACCCCGATCAACCTCCCGGTCTTGAGCTTTCCCCTCAACGGCAACTCCAACACCAAGGAGCGCATCGCCTTCCTGGAGAGGCTCATGGCCCTCCTGGAGGTCCACTTCCCCCACCTTCCCGTGGCCGGGCTTTCGGCCGACTAGGAGTTCGTGGGGGACCGGGGGTTCACCTGAAGGCCCAGCCTTCCCTTTCTCGGGCCTTCTAGGGGCCTTACAGGCGGTTCTAGGGGGTTCTGGGAGGGGGTGGGGTTCACCTCCAGGGCCTAGGCGGCCCGGGGGACCTCTGGGGGAATCTCCCGCCCGGGCAGGAGGAGGCGGAGGGGCCTCCCCCGCCTGAGGCTTCCAGGTTCCGCTTAGAATTGCCGTCAAGGAGGCGGACTATGAAGGGCGCGTTTAGGCTTCTGGCTCTCTCCTTGGGGCTGGTCCTTCTCTTCTCCATGTGCGGAGGACAGGCCCAGTCGGACTTCACCCTTTCTCTCAACCCCACAAGCCTCACCATTCGGCAGGGGGAAAGCGGGCGGACCGCCCTCACCCTTACCCCGCAGGGGGGCTTCACGGGAACGGTGAGCTTGAGCTTAGTGGACGGGAACGGGAACCCGGTTCCTGTGGTCACACTTTCCCCCACCACGGTGAGCGTGACCGGTCCCAACCCTGTGACCCAGACCCTCACCGTCAATGTGGCCAGCGGCGCGCCAAGGGGGAGCTACAGCCTCCAGGTCCGGGCCACCTCAGGGAATCTCACCAGGACAGCGAGCCTGAGCCTCACGGTAGCCGCCGCGGGCGGCACTACTTGGACGGTGCGGCGCTCGGGGACGGACAAGGACCTTTGGGGCGTCACCTACGGGAATGACCTCTTTGTGGCGGTGGGGAGATCGTCGGAGGAGGTGGATGGCATCATCCTCACCTCCCCGGACGGGGTGAGGTGGACGCAGCGGTACTTGGGGAGGACGCCCCTCCTTGACATCACCTACGGGGCCGGCCTCTTTGTGGCGGTGGGGTGGAAGGGCATCATCCTCACCTCCCCGGACGGGGTGAACTGGACGAGGACGAGGAAGGTCTCGAGGACAGACGACCTCCTTTGGGGCGTCACCTACAGGAATGGCCTCTTTGTGGCGGTGGGGGGATCGCTGGAGGAGAAGGCCATCATCCTCACTTCCCGGGACGGGGTGAACTGGACGAGGCAGGACCCGGGGTCCAAGGTTATACTCTCTAGCGTCACCCACGGGTCCGGTCTCTTTGTGGCGGTGGGGGATGGGGGCACCATCCTCACGTCCCCGGACGGGGTGAACTGGACGAGGCAGTCCTCAGGGACGGACAGGCACCTTGGGGGCGTCACCTACGGCTCTGGCCTCTTCGTGGCGGTGGGGGATGGGGGCACCATCCTCACGTCCCCGGACGGGGTGAACTGGATGCGGCAGAACTCGGGGACGGTTTGGAGTCTCCCTGGCGTCATCTACGGGAATGGCCTCTTTGTGGTGGTGGGGGTTAGGGGCATCATCCTCACCTCCCCGGATGGGGTGAACTGGACGAGGCGGGATTCGGGGACGGATAAGCCCCTCTGGAAGGTCACCTACGGAAACGGCACCTTTGTAGCGGTGGGCAAGGAGGGCACCATCCTTACCTCCCCCTGAGAGGAGGGGCGGACTATGAAGGGCGCATTTAGGCTTCTGGCTCTCTCCTTGGGGCTGGCCCTTCTCTTCTCCACGTGCGGAGGACAGGCCCAGTCGGACTTCACCCTTTCTCTCAACCCCGCGAGCCTCACCATTCGGCAGGGGGAAAGCGGGCGGACCACCCTCACCCTCACCCCGCAGGGGGGCTTTACGGGGCAGGTGAGCCTCTCCCTGGTGGACGGGAACGGGAACCCGGTTCCATTGGTCACCCTCTCCCCCACCACGGTGAGCGTGACCGGCCCCAACCCTGTGACCCAGACCCTCACCGTCAATGTGGCCAGCGGCGCGCCAAGGGGGAGCTACAGCCTCCAGGTCCGGGCCACCTCAGGGAATCTCACCAGGACAGCGAGCCTGAGCCTCACGGTAGCCGCCGCGGGCGGCACTACTTGGACGGTGCGGCGCTCGGGGACGGACACGTACCTCGTGGGCGTCACCTACGGGAATGGCCTCTTTGTGGCCGTGGGGTGGGATGGCATCATCCTCACCTCCCCAGACGGGGTGAACTGGACGCAGCAGTCCTCGGGGACGGATACGCCCCTCTCTGGCGTCACCTACGGGAATGGCCTCTTTGTGGCGGTGGGGTGGAAGGGCATCATCCTCACCTCCCCGGACGGGGTGAACTGGACGAGGACGAGGAAGGTCTCGAGGACAGACGACCTCCTTTGGGGCGTCACCTACGGGAATGGCCTCTTTGTGGCGGTGGGGTGGGATGGCATCATCCTCACTTCCCGGGACGGGGTGAACTGGACAGAGCAGGACTCGGGGACGGAAAGGTACCTTGAGGGCGTCATCTACGGAAACGGTCTCTTCGTGACCGTGGGCCACGGGGGCACCATCCTCACCTCCCCGGATGGCAAGAACTGGACGAGGCGGGATTCGGGGACGGAAAAGGTCCTTAAGAGGGTCACCTACGGGAATGGCCTCTTTGTGGCGGTGGGGTGGGATGGCATCATCCTCACCTCCCCAGACGGGGTGGACTGGACAGAGCAGGACTCGGGGACAGACAACCGGCTTTTGGGCATCACCCACGGGAATGGCCTCTTTGTGGCCGTGGGGTGGGATGGCATCATCCTCACCTCCCCGGACGGGGTGAACTGGACAGAGCAGGACTCGGGGACAGACAACTGGCTTTTGGGCATCACCCACGGGAATGGCCTCTTTGTGGCCGTGGGGTGGGATGGCACCATCCTTACCTCCCCCTGAGAGGAGGGGTTCTGGGGTATGGGGCCGCCCTGAAGGTGGCCCCTTAGCCCTTGCCCTCCTGGGGAGCGCCCCCACCCTCACGGACCACTTCCCGCCAGACGCCCGGGGTGCGGGAGGCCCTAAGGCCTAGCGCATACCTTTCCACCCCCTGAAGGAGGCCTCCACCCGGCCTCCTCTTGCGGGGTTTATGCGGGGATCCCCGGGCATCTCTGGCAACTCTATGCACCCAAACCCCCCTCAGGAACGCCGTCCTATGCGCGAAGGCAAACTTTCGCGAAGACCGAACCGCGGTGGCCACCAGAGCCCCCCGAGATCCCCGGGGGTCGGGCCTCGAGGATCCCCGGGGGTTGGACCCCATGGTGGCCACTACCGAAGGCGGCCCCCTCCCCGCCTCCCTCTAGCTGGCGGGGATCCCCGGGGATCACCGGGCCATGAGGTAGAGCCTGTGGGGGGAGGACCAGACCAGAGCGGACGAGGAGGCGAGCGCAGCGAGCCCCGGAGGCCGAGGGGGGTTTGGGGGGCACCCCCTCAAGGGGGTCCACCCGTCTGGGTTCGGACCACGGTGGCCACGATGTCGGGTTCGCAGACCGGATCCCGTCGCGACGCACCCCACTAGCTGGGCACACATAAAAGCGGGCCGTAAGCGTCGCGGGGTTTTTCGCGGGGGGGCAGGGGGGTGAGGGCCGCCCAGAATGGCCTATAATCGTGGATGGTGTGGAAGAAGGTCGTGGCGTCGCTTACGAGGGCGGCCCGAGGGGGGCGGAGCCCCCTAGAGTCGGGGGCGAAGCGTAGCGAAGCCCCCGACTCTAGGGGGCTCCAGAGGATTTCTCCCTCCCCCCCTCCCCCCCTGCCCCCCCGGACCGAACGTTCAAGGGGGGTGCAGGGGGGCGTCAGTCCCCCCTGCCTGCAAACCGGCGCCGGGCGTGGAAGGGGGCCCCGTCAGGGGCCGTGGAGGGGTCCATGGGATTCTCGTGGATGCCGCATTTAGCCGCGGATGGCGTGGAGCCCCTGTGGCTGGCCCGGGAGTACGGCTATCGGGGAAAGGCCCGCTGGACCTGGCTTCACCCGTCGGCCCGGTCCGAGCGGAAAGTTCAGGTTTGGTGGGTGCCCTGGAGTGAGGACGCTTCCACCTGGCTTCCCCACAATCTCCGCCACGCCCTCATCACCGCGGTGGCCAGGAGGGTCCTCGAGGCTCCCCCCGAAGGGTGGGACTCCCTCGCCGTCTGGGAGTCTCGGCGCACCCCTCGAGGTCGGCGCTGGGCCCGGGAGAACCGGGACTACATCCGCTGGGTTCGTGAGCGGGGCGGGGCCAGGCCCGATGCCGAGTGGTGGCGGGGAGGCTCCTCCCCCTGGGCGGTGGAGGTGGACACCGGGAGGTGGGACCCCGTGCTCCTGGCCTCGAGGGCCCGGGCCTGGACCGGGCTCTACGAGGGCCAGGCCTGGGTGGTCCTTTCCCCCCACCGGGCTTCTCTGCTCCTGCCCCACCTGACCAAAGCGGCTGGCCACAAGCCCCTCACCCTGCTCCTCCTTCAGAGGTGGTGGGAGGGGCCGGAATACCAGGAGGTGTTGTGATGGAGGCGAGGTACCTCACTTCGGCGGATGTAGCTAGGCGTCTTGGGGTGGAAGGGGGCACGGTCAGGCACTATGCGGAGGTTCTCCGTGAGCTTGGCTTCCCCATGCCTCGGGAGGAAGAAACGGGCGCCTATTTGTGGTCCCCTGAGCTTTTGGAGGTGGCCCGCGTGGCCTACGCCATGGCGAAGGCGACTAGAGGTCTGAGCTTCAGGGAGGCCGTGGAGCTCATCCTCTACGCCGGTGGGGCGGCCCAGCATGCCCGGCAGGGGCGGTCTATTCTGACCCTCCTGCACCGGGCGCTGCAACTGCCGGGGCATCTGGGGGATGCCGTGGAGGAGATTCGGGGCGCCGTGGAGGACCTCCGTTTGGTGGGGGATGACATGCGGCGGGACTTCATGGAGATGGTCCGGGGGTACCGGGCTGAGCTGGCCCGGTCGGTGGCTGAAGCCCAGGAGGTGGCCCGTGAGGCCAGGGACCTCCTCCGGGAGGCTTCCTCTGGGGGTTGGGTAGGGCCGGCGGCGCTCCTGGTGGTGGCGTTGGGCGTATTCCTGCCCATGCTCCCCTTCTCCCTTCCGGCGTCCCTGGTGGCCACCGTGGGCCTCCTGGCGGTTGGGGTGTACATCGGTTGGCACTTGGGCCGGTAGTGGCCACCGCATGCCCTTGGTGTCCACCGTGGGGTCCGGTCCGGTGGCCACCGAGGACCACCGACCTCCCCCCGAGGATCACCCGCCTTGGAAGGGGGTAGAATACGCCCTATGAAAATTCGCCCCCCGGGCGGGTAGGATGACCCGAGGAGCCTCAGTTTCCCAGCCTGAGGCCTCCATCCTACCCGGCAGGGGCGGGAGGAGGCAAGATGCGGAACCACAAAGACCTTAAGAACAGGCTCCAGGACAACCAGGCCCCGGCCTTCGCGGACCCCGCTCTGGAGATTCTCTACCGTTCGTGGCTTCGGAATCGGGACCGCGCCCCCGATATGGTCCGTGCGCTGGTGGAGGCCTACGCCCGCACCCACGGCCTCTCGGTGGCGGACCTCCTCCGCCGCTTCGCGGAGGCGGAGGCCAGGGAGGCTCCCCAGGCCCTGGCCTCCCTGCGCCCCACCCGGGAGGAGATCCTGGCCCGCCCGCCCACGCCGGAGCGGGTGGAAACCCCCCTGGAAGTGGCGGACCACTTCATGGCCCTGGGGGAGCAGAGGGGGACCCTGCCTCCCCTCACGAAAGCGGAGATGCGGGTGTACCGCTTCCTCCTGGCCCTGGGTCTGGAGCGGCTGGCCCGGACCCTGGGGCCTGGACGGCCCGTTCCCCAGAACCTAAGCCAGGTGGTGGTCTTCGTGCCCAACGATGCCCTGAGGGTGGTGCTGGGGCTTCCCAGCTCCACCTTCTACCTGGTCATCGGGAGGCTGAAGGAAAAGGGTCTCATCGTTGGACGCCCCTGGCGGGTGCGGGCCACCCTGCGGGTCAAGGGGGCCTACCGTTCCGGGGTCTACGCCGCGGGGGTGGTGTACGCGGTCCGGATGCCCCACCGGTCTAGGAGGCCGCGGCTGGAGCGGGAGGACTTTGACCACCCGTGGCGGGACCTGGAGGGGGATGTGGCCCAGGGGAGGACGGCGTGGAAGCTGATGGGGAGCGTTGGAGAGTCATATAGATCTCCCCTAAAGGGAGATACTGAGGCCCTAGGTATTTTGCTGGACTTCTCGTTATCCCCGGGTGAGCGAACAAGAAGCCCGTTAGCTATAGACTCTCCCACCGCCCTCCTCCGGGCCAAGGGGGGCCGCCGGCAGCGGGTGGAGGCCCTGGCCCGGGCCCTCGCCGAGGAGTTCCGGGACCCCGGGAGCGTGCGCTTCTACGCCCACCTCTTCTGGGGCGCCCTCCGCCTGGAGGACTACGGCCTTCAGGAGGGCGCCCTCCGGGTCGTGGAGTGGGCCATAGGCCGGGTCCGGGAGGCGGTGGCCACCACGGGCCTCTCCCGCCGCAGGATCCTCCGCCCGGGCGCCCTCCTGGCCAGCCTCCTCAAACGGGAAGGCCTCCTGGACCAGATACGGCAGGCCCCCCAGTGGCGGGTGGCTTGAACCAGGCCCCCTCTTCCCGGGGCTTCCAGGGGCCTTACAGGCGGTTCTAGGGGGGTTCTGGGAGGGGGTCAGGACCCTGTCTAGGGGGAGGTGGGGTGGAAGACCGGGAACCCGGGTAAGACGCACGGCCTCCTGGGGACCAGGACCCCGAAGATCACCAGTCCCTGGATCACCGTGGGTCGGACTCTACGGTGGCCACCAAGGCCCTCCCGAGGATTACCAGTCCCCGAAGATCACCAGCCTCCTCGAGGGGAGTCTACGCCGTGGTGGCTATCAAGGTTATCAGGCGGGGGTGGGGAGGTAGGGGTGGGGGTAACGCTTGTTAGGAGATGGTGGAGCAGGTCATTCCCCCTCTTCTATGAGCCTTTTTAGGATAGCCTGGGACTCTTGCTGGCCTATACGGTCCATGAGAGCGCCCTCTATGCCCGTTATCTCGTAGAGGGCCTGAGCCCGGAAGGAGTCGTAAGCGTAGGTGATCACCACACCCACGGACGTGTTTAAGCGATGGAAGGCCTCGCTCAAAGGTTCCGCTTCCGGGAGTACGGCTTTAAAGGACTTGTTCTCAACAAAATCCGCCACGAAGGAAAGCATAGAGAGGGTCATGGGGTTTTTGACCCCCCGCACCACGTGGACCAGGCCCACCTTGGCCATCCAGGCGAAGTAAGTTTCGTCCAGGGGTCCCTCCACCGTCCGCTGCCACCACCCTTCCAGGGTCTTCTCCCGGTCAGGCCGCTCCCCTTCGCGGAAGACGGCCTTGGTGGGGGGGTGGGCGAAGAGGGTGTCGTAGAAGGCCTGGACCAGCTCAGGGGTCCAGGAGAGGAGGGTTTCCCTATGCCGGGCGATGACCTCCTCGTCCTCAGGCCGGAAACGGGTCTCCGGCGGCATCTGCTCCAAAGCTTCTCGTACCAATTCCACAAGCTTGGCCATGTTTTCCCTCCTACCCAAAAACCTTA
This Thermus sediminis DNA region includes the following protein-coding sequences:
- a CDS encoding protoglobin domain-containing protein, producing the protein MSKILEIAGEALEQMPPETRFRPEDEEVIARHRETLLSWTPELVQAFYDTLFAHPPTKAVFREGERPDREKTLEGWWQRTVEGPLDETYFAWMAKVGLVHVVRQVENPMMLAMTSFVARFVERKAHEAKLSDADPLSEAFYRLSMTVGAVITHGYDRHQAMALYNVAGMEPALLERLTAEEARALLEALRKEG
- a CDS encoding roadblock/LC7 domain-containing protein gives rise to the protein MGRQEELQEVIRQLRQAVPEITGVMVASTDGLSLASDLPEAEGARAAAMAATALGLGKRIAQNSALGGLEEVVVRGGSGYLVVYSAGDKGCWRWPPLRGPTWASSTWRPGGGAEDRADFGIGGKP
- a CDS encoding GTP-binding protein, whose amino-acid sequence is MRPLKLVVSGPVGAGKTTFIRSLSEIPVVETDELASEDIGKEKTTVALDFGLLTLDGVPIHLFGTPGQERFDFMWDVLVEGALGLVLLVAGDSPRDFPKARHILEYLTSRHPVPFVVGVTRQDLPRVWTPEDVADYFGLPQEQVVGMNATSPTSSTLALIRMLELVTGEQWQGVW
- a CDS encoding DUF4388 domain-containing protein, producing the protein MAIFGNLRDMPFPDLVAMLGRRSGVLEVFGLPGKRQGYAVALDGGKVVWVREGNRLLEPLEARSALQELLRLQEGAFEFTPGIPPAGEAALGWPLERLLLTMTTVVDEIQSHQSFLPDPKTRFQAAALEVWLEEPLWSFWERAKPLLQGGASAEDLAARLRLPLDEVRYYLYKLRLAGKVVPVRAYEETRKNEEKRGLFRRLLAALRGRGGGGRGGGR
- a CDS encoding beta propeller repeat protein, whose amino-acid sequence is MKGAFRLLALSLGLALLFSTCGGQAQSDFTLSLNPASLTIRQGESGRTTLTLTPQGGFTGQVSLSLVDGNGNPVPLVTLSPTTVSVTGPNPVTQTLTVNVASGAPRGSYSLQVRATSGNLTRTASLSLTVAAAGGTTWTVRRSGTDTYLVGVTYGNGLFVAVGWDGIILTSPDGVNWTQQSSGTDTPLSGVTYGNGLFVAVGWKGIILTSPDGVNWTRTRKVSRTDDLLWGVTYGNGLFVAVGWDGIILTSRDGVNWTEQDSGTERYLEGVIYGNGLFVTVGHGGTILTSPDGKNWTRRDSGTEKVLKRVTYGNGLFVAVGWDGIILTSPDGVDWTEQDSGTDNRLLGITHGNGLFVAVGWDGIILTSPDGVNWTEQDSGTDNWLLGITHGNGLFVAVGWDGTILTSP
- a CDS encoding MerR family transcriptional regulator, yielding MEARYLTSADVARRLGVEGGTVRHYAEVLRELGFPMPREEETGAYLWSPELLEVARVAYAMAKATRGLSFREAVELILYAGGAAQHARQGRSILTLLHRALQLPGHLGDAVEEIRGAVEDLRLVGDDMRRDFMEMVRGYRAELARSVAEAQEVAREARDLLREASSGGWVGPAALLVVALGVFLPMLPFSLPASLVATVGLLAVGVYIGWHLGR
- a CDS encoding protoglobin domain-containing protein, with product MAKLVELVREALEQMPPETRFRPEDEEVIARHRETLLSWTPELVQAFYDTLFAHPPTKAVFREGERPDREKTLEGWWQRTVEGPLDETYFAWMAKVGLVHVVRGVKNPMTLSMLSFVADFVENKSFKAVLPEAEPLSEAFHRLNTSVGVVITYAYDSFRAQALYEITGIEGALMDRIGQQESQAILKRLIEEGE